A genome region from Crossiella equi includes the following:
- a CDS encoding NUDIX domain-containing protein, translated as MRQPDVVGAVIRDARGRIFLQLRSPHRRLFPGTWDIVGGHVETGETPLAALGREIREETGWTLRAVRYELGTFTWTADGVERLEADYVVEVDGDLGAPELEWDKHPEYTWAGPEELGLLLVGREPGDTVLHDLVARVFELDLP; from the coding sequence GTGAGACAACCTGACGTGGTCGGCGCGGTGATCCGGGACGCACGGGGCCGGATCTTCCTCCAGCTGCGCTCCCCGCACCGCCGCCTCTTCCCCGGAACCTGGGACATCGTCGGCGGGCACGTGGAGACCGGGGAGACCCCGCTGGCCGCGCTGGGCCGGGAGATCCGCGAGGAGACCGGCTGGACGCTGCGCGCGGTCCGGTACGAGCTGGGCACGTTCACCTGGACCGCCGACGGGGTCGAGCGGCTGGAGGCCGACTACGTGGTCGAGGTCGACGGCGACCTCGGCGCGCCGGAGCTGGAGTGGGACAAGCACCCCGAGTACACCTGGGCCGGGCCGGAGGAGCTGGGCCTGCTGCTGGTCGGCCGCGAGCCCGGGGACACCGTGCTGCACGACCTGGTGGCCCGCGTGTTCGAGCTGGACCTCCCCTGA
- a CDS encoding ArsR/SmtB family transcription factor: MDESPRELTDPAALKAYAHPLRQRILRALNRDGPATATTLAAALGENTGATSYHLRQLARHGLVREAPELARGKQRWWRSAAKDIRFPRTGSQPPEVRALLARIHTEGVAADLDAFARFNDRRAEFGEWADAVPYSRGALTLSQEELGRFFEDYLALLNRYREAHDPAAPDSRRLLVRWVAFPDPGEA; encoded by the coding sequence ATGGACGAGTCCCCGAGGGAACTGACCGACCCGGCGGCGCTGAAGGCCTACGCGCACCCGCTGCGGCAGCGCATCCTCCGGGCGCTCAACCGCGACGGCCCGGCCACCGCGACCACCCTGGCCGCCGCGCTGGGCGAGAACACCGGTGCCACCAGCTACCACCTGCGACAGCTGGCCCGGCACGGCCTGGTCCGGGAGGCCCCGGAGCTGGCGCGCGGCAAACAGCGGTGGTGGCGCAGTGCCGCCAAGGACATCCGCTTCCCGCGCACCGGGTCGCAGCCGCCGGAGGTGCGGGCCCTGCTGGCCCGCATCCACACCGAGGGGGTGGCCGCGGACCTGGACGCGTTCGCGCGGTTCAACGACCGGCGCGCGGAGTTCGGGGAGTGGGCCGACGCGGTGCCCTACTCCCGGGGCGCGCTGACCCTCAGCCAGGAGGAGCTCGGCCGCTTCTTCGAGGACTACCTGGCCCTGCTCAACCGCTACCGCGAGGCGCACGACCCGGCCGCCCCGGACTCCCGGCGGCTGCTGGTGCGATGGGTGGCCTTCCCCGACCCCGGGGAGGCCTGA
- a CDS encoding GbsR/MarR family transcriptional regulator, whose product MSADPLVEPVKGRDEEAVAQFVERFALLMTESGMQRMPARVFALIMASEQGALTAAEISAQLGISPAAVSGAVRYLTEVRLVRRDREPGQRRDVYRMGDEFWFDVFARKNRAMDDLVAAIRDGAEVLGAGTPAGDRMAHSAEYLSHMRQALTLLMERWHAERQAR is encoded by the coding sequence ATGAGCGCCGATCCCCTGGTGGAGCCAGTGAAGGGCCGGGACGAGGAGGCCGTCGCCCAGTTCGTCGAGCGCTTCGCGCTGCTGATGACCGAGAGCGGTATGCAGCGCATGCCCGCGCGGGTCTTCGCGCTGATCATGGCTTCGGAGCAGGGTGCCCTGACCGCGGCGGAGATCAGCGCGCAGCTGGGCATCAGCCCGGCGGCGGTCTCCGGCGCGGTCCGCTACCTCACCGAGGTGCGCCTGGTGCGCCGCGACCGCGAACCGGGCCAGCGCCGGGACGTGTACCGCATGGGCGATGAGTTCTGGTTCGACGTCTTCGCCCGCAAGAACCGCGCGATGGACGACCTGGTGGCGGCCATCCGGGACGGCGCCGAGGTGCTCGGTGCGGGCACCCCGGCTGGGGACCGCATGGCCCACTCCGCCGAGTACCTGAGCCACATGCGGCAGGCGCTGACCCTGTTGATGGAACGCTGGCACGCCGAGCGGCAGGCCCGGTGA
- a CDS encoding alpha/beta hydrolase family protein has translation MLLRIKFAAPLLAVACLLTPLPAHAQPAAGQAVEFQRDGLTFPARLHLPGSPGRHPAVVLVSGSGETDEHNLAPEAQAFARAGIVALTYRKRTEGYSKVRRDYRQLAQDALAGLALLRGRPEVDPGRLGVWGFSEGGWVAPLAASLSPDVRFLITVGANGLTPARQETWAVANRVRHHGIRGSMGGFLRTAMRQVTEGGVFPEPFHDPVPALASIRVPVLAVWGGLDVLTPPGESLEVYRDTFARTGHTHHTLKVYPQGQHRILGSDDGGFTKRADYQPGYLDYLGHWVNTVAAGAAVSTVDEPAPQSARSLPREPLAWWERGWLQVGVLVLLLGTFTTGLFRASTRPARWLSGLALATLLGAVGYFGFLLTSNAMNVGGPVLLGRPLPWLVLQLLAVATAVAGAWTALGVRRAPVLTGAAAVFVPFALYWGLLLP, from the coding sequence GTGCTGCTCCGGATCAAGTTCGCCGCGCCGCTGCTCGCGGTAGCCTGCCTGCTCACCCCGTTGCCCGCGCACGCCCAGCCCGCCGCCGGTCAGGCGGTGGAGTTCCAGCGGGACGGGCTGACCTTCCCGGCCCGGCTGCACCTGCCCGGCTCCCCCGGCCGCCACCCCGCCGTCGTGCTCGTCAGCGGGTCCGGGGAGACCGACGAGCACAACCTGGCGCCGGAGGCCCAGGCCTTCGCCCGCGCCGGGATCGTCGCCCTGACCTACCGCAAGCGCACCGAGGGCTACTCGAAGGTGCGCCGGGACTACCGGCAGCTCGCCCAGGACGCCCTCGCCGGGCTGGCGCTGCTGCGCGGACGCCCGGAGGTGGATCCCGGCCGCCTCGGGGTGTGGGGGTTCTCCGAGGGCGGCTGGGTGGCCCCGCTGGCCGCCTCGCTGTCCCCGGACGTCCGGTTCCTGATCACCGTGGGCGCCAACGGGCTGACCCCGGCCCGGCAGGAGACCTGGGCGGTGGCCAACCGCGTCCGGCACCACGGCATCCGGGGGTCGATGGGCGGGTTCCTGCGCACCGCGATGCGCCAGGTCACCGAGGGCGGGGTGTTCCCCGAGCCCTTCCACGACCCGGTGCCCGCGCTGGCCTCGATCCGCGTGCCCGTGCTCGCGGTGTGGGGTGGGCTGGACGTGCTGACCCCGCCCGGGGAGTCGCTGGAGGTCTACCGCGACACCTTCGCCCGCACCGGGCACACCCACCACACGCTCAAGGTCTACCCGCAGGGGCAGCACCGGATCCTGGGCAGTGATGACGGCGGGTTCACCAAGCGCGCGGACTACCAGCCCGGCTACCTCGACTACCTCGGCCACTGGGTGAACACCGTGGCGGCCGGAGCGGCTGTGTCCACTGTGGACGAGCCCGCGCCGCAGTCGGCGCGCTCGCTGCCCCGGGAGCCGTTGGCGTGGTGGGAACGGGGCTGGCTCCAGGTGGGTGTGCTGGTCCTGCTGCTGGGCACCTTCACCACCGGGCTGTTCCGTGCCTCGACCAGGCCCGCGCGCTGGCTGTCCGGGCTCGCGCTGGCGACGCTGCTGGGTGCGGTGGGCTACTTCGGGTTCCTGTTGACCAGCAACGCGATGAACGTGGGCGGGCCGGTCCTGCTCGGACGGCCGCTGCCGTGGCTGGTGCTCCAGCTGCTCGCGGTGGCCACCGCGGTCGCGGGGGCGTGGACCGCGCTCGGCGTCCGGCGGGCGCCCGTGCTGACCGGCGCGGCGGCGGTGTTCGTGCCATTCGCGCTGTACTGGGGCTTGCTGCTGCCGTGA
- a CDS encoding nitroreductase family deazaflavin-dependent oxidoreductase — protein MGNEFNERVIEEFRANGGKVGGQFEGTDLVLLTTTGARSGQPRTAPVVYHRVGQELVVVASNGGAHQHPAWYHNLVANPAGTAEIGTEKFGFLAVPLTGADRDRAFAEVVAHSPGFGEFAESTDRVIPVVALRRAG, from the coding sequence ATGGGGAACGAGTTCAACGAGCGGGTGATCGAGGAGTTCCGGGCCAACGGCGGCAAGGTCGGCGGGCAGTTCGAGGGCACCGACCTGGTCCTGCTCACCACGACGGGCGCGCGCTCCGGCCAGCCGCGCACCGCGCCGGTGGTCTACCACCGGGTCGGGCAGGAACTGGTGGTGGTCGCCTCCAACGGCGGCGCGCACCAGCACCCGGCCTGGTACCACAACCTCGTCGCCAACCCGGCGGGCACCGCGGAGATCGGCACCGAGAAGTTCGGCTTCCTGGCCGTCCCGCTGACCGGTGCCGACCGCGACCGCGCCTTCGCCGAGGTGGTGGCGCACAGTCCCGGCTTCGGCGAGTTCGCCGAGAGCACCGACCGGGTCATCCCCGTGGTGGCGTTGCGGAGGGCCGGATGA
- a CDS encoding GNAT family N-acetyltransferase, giving the protein MTGPAIREATSEDVAAFTGILARSFAPDALIRWLYLNERNQTRLHHRFLAHQLRTEYLPAKGIEVAVDESGAVLGGAAWAAPDARKASRAGKFLLVPRAVATMGVRDFGEYGRRGRALVEALVAARPKRPHWYLSLLATDPDRQRGGVGRSLLRHRLATTRLPAYLECVTGNVAYYERYGFRVTGELGLPTEAPKLYSMWREPTAQPCS; this is encoded by the coding sequence GTGACCGGCCCGGCCATCCGCGAGGCCACCAGCGAGGACGTGGCCGCCTTCACCGGCATCCTGGCCCGCTCCTTCGCCCCGGACGCCCTGATCCGCTGGCTGTACCTCAACGAGCGCAACCAGACGCGCCTGCACCACCGCTTCCTGGCCCACCAGCTGCGCACCGAGTACCTCCCGGCCAAGGGCATCGAAGTCGCGGTGGACGAGTCCGGTGCGGTCCTGGGCGGCGCGGCCTGGGCCGCCCCGGACGCGCGCAAGGCCAGCCGGGCGGGCAAGTTCCTGCTGGTCCCGCGCGCGGTGGCCACCATGGGCGTGCGCGACTTCGGCGAGTACGGCCGCCGGGGCCGGGCGCTGGTCGAGGCCCTGGTCGCCGCGCGGCCGAAGCGCCCGCACTGGTACCTGTCCCTGCTGGCCACCGACCCGGACCGGCAGCGCGGCGGCGTGGGCAGGTCGCTGCTGCGGCACCGCCTGGCCACCACCCGCCTGCCCGCCTACCTGGAATGCGTGACCGGCAACGTGGCCTACTACGAGCGCTACGGCTTCCGCGTCACCGGCGAGCTCGGCCTGCCCACCGAGGCGCCGAAGCTCTACAGCATGTGGCGCGAGCCGACCGCTCAACCCTGCTCGTAG